A genome region from Bradyrhizobium sp. WSM1417 includes the following:
- a CDS encoding chemotaxis protein CheB — protein sequence MRDLGDLLGALPADLPAVVLVVLHRPSDRISYLREVLARRSMLPVTIPDEDQEFQVGVCYVGEPAAHLSLAARSRVHLIEGPQDLYRNRTVDLLFTSVAAHARRRAIGVVLRGELSDGSRGLEAIHFAGGVTMVLGTHGAAARGMPLNATEYDGPVDFIGSISDIAAEIVRRIAIMAVKAA from the coding sequence CTGCGCGATTTGGGGGACTTGCTCGGAGCGCTTCCTGCCGATCTGCCCGCCGTCGTGCTTGTGGTCCTGCATCGCCCCAGCGACCGCATCAGTTATCTGCGTGAGGTGCTGGCGCGCCGGTCGATGCTGCCCGTGACGATACCGGACGAGGATCAGGAGTTCCAGGTTGGCGTCTGCTACGTCGGTGAACCTGCAGCGCACCTTTCTCTGGCGGCGCGAAGCCGCGTTCACCTGATTGAGGGCCCGCAAGACCTGTATCGCAACCGGACGGTTGACCTGTTGTTCACGTCTGTCGCAGCTCACGCCAGAAGGCGCGCGATCGGAGTTGTATTGCGCGGTGAGCTAAGCGATGGATCACGTGGTTTGGAGGCGATACATTTCGCCGGCGGCGTCACGATGGTGCTGGGGACGCACGGCGCCGCAGCGCGCGGTATGCCTTTGAATGCGACGGAATATGACGGGCCTGTCGACTTCATCGGCTCGATCAGCGACATCGCTGCGGAAATCGTCCGCCGGATCGCGATCATGGCCGTCAAGGCAGCCTAG
- a CDS encoding TetR/AcrR family transcriptional regulator: MGTLLDFVDVDIQPLDALAPRERILKTASDLFYRFSINSVGIDRIIAESGVAKMTFYKHFPSKADLIATYLRYKSAVWFQMLSTSTEQAGLTPVERVLAVFDALEQPLLAPSFRGCPFAKGMAEFGPEANSPGVEATIAAYFRKLHDFVASLIEPLSLSKPERAVIQILSLFEGSLVIAQSTRDPAIVEANREAARVLLEKGIASSS; the protein is encoded by the coding sequence ATGGGCACGCTGCTTGATTTCGTGGACGTGGATATTCAACCGCTCGATGCGCTCGCCCCCCGCGAGCGCATTTTGAAGACGGCGTCAGACCTGTTTTACCGGTTCAGCATCAACTCCGTCGGGATCGATCGGATCATCGCCGAAAGCGGCGTGGCCAAGATGACGTTCTACAAGCACTTTCCCTCGAAGGCCGACCTCATCGCCACCTACCTGCGCTACAAGAGCGCCGTCTGGTTTCAGATGCTTTCGACCTCCACTGAGCAAGCCGGTCTCACGCCAGTGGAGCGCGTTCTCGCTGTTTTCGACGCACTCGAACAACCGCTCCTCGCGCCTTCGTTCCGCGGCTGTCCGTTCGCGAAAGGCATGGCCGAATTCGGCCCGGAGGCAAACTCGCCGGGCGTAGAGGCGACCATCGCGGCGTATTTTAGAAAGTTGCACGACTTCGTTGCGTCACTCATTGAGCCGTTGTCATTGAGCAAACCCGAAAGGGCCGTGATCCAGATCCTGTCGCTGTTCGAAGGCTCGCTCGTGATCGCACAGTCAACGCGTGATCCCGCCATCGTCGAGGCTAACCGCGAGGCAGCCAGAGTGTTGCTGGAAAAAGGAATCGCATCGTCGTCTTAA
- a CDS encoding NADP-dependent oxidoreductase, with protein sequence MKAIVVTERAAGTAGMKLVERPEPQASINDVVVRVHASGFVPTELTWPSTWTDRLERDRTPSIPGHELAGVVTALGYGTTGLSVGQRVFGLADWYRDGTLAEYVAIEARNLAPLPGDVDFTVGASLPVSGLTAWQGLLQHGRLQAGQSVLAHGAAGAVGSMVTQLAREAGAYVIGTGRAADRQTVLDFGAKEFVDLDNDALEDIGKVDLVFDVIGGDIQKRSAALIRAGGTLVTIVGPAEARPSDGLAVDFVVEADRAQLSEIVLRVRDGRLRTNIGNVSTLDDAAAALNPTRRRKGNTIIRVRP encoded by the coding sequence ATGAAGGCGATCGTTGTAACGGAACGAGCCGCGGGAACGGCCGGGATGAAGCTGGTGGAGCGGCCCGAGCCGCAGGCATCGATAAACGACGTCGTTGTTCGGGTTCATGCGTCGGGATTTGTTCCGACCGAGCTGACGTGGCCCTCGACCTGGACCGATCGCCTCGAGCGCGACCGAACGCCCTCGATCCCTGGGCACGAGTTGGCTGGAGTGGTCACCGCTCTCGGATATGGCACTACCGGGTTGTCGGTAGGACAGCGGGTGTTTGGCCTCGCGGACTGGTATCGCGACGGCACGCTCGCCGAGTATGTGGCGATCGAGGCACGCAATCTCGCGCCGCTCCCGGGCGACGTCGACTTCACGGTGGGCGCAAGCCTGCCGGTGTCGGGCCTGACGGCATGGCAAGGGCTGCTCCAGCACGGCCGCCTTCAGGCGGGGCAAAGCGTCCTCGCACACGGCGCGGCCGGCGCAGTCGGGTCGATGGTGACGCAACTCGCACGAGAGGCCGGCGCCTACGTCATCGGCACCGGACGCGCCGCCGACCGTCAGACAGTGCTCGACTTCGGCGCGAAGGAGTTCGTCGACCTCGACAACGATGCCCTGGAAGACATCGGCAAAGTCGATCTGGTGTTCGATGTAATCGGCGGTGATATCCAGAAGCGGTCCGCAGCATTGATTCGAGCCGGAGGAACACTGGTCACCATCGTCGGGCCCGCAGAGGCGCGACCCTCCGACGGCCTGGCGGTCGACTTTGTCGTCGAGGCCGATCGTGCCCAACTGAGTGAGATCGTCCTGCGGGTGCGGGACGGACGACTGCGGACGAACATCGGCAACGTCTCGACCCTCGACGATGCCGCCGCCGCCTTAAATCCGACCAGGCGACGCAAGGGGAATACGATCATTCGCGTTCGTCCCTGA
- a CDS encoding SDR family oxidoreductase: MSGKVVVVTGASSGFGKLTALELAKRGHTVVATMRDVAGRNGRVRDELVEAAKAEGCALQVLEMDVADEQSVNAAIADVIRQHGGVDALVNNAGMMPVGVTEAYTVKDIEAQFAVNFFGAVRTDRAVLPHMRAAGSGVLIHVTSLMGRVVFPFFGVYSASKFALEALAEAYRYELSSFGVDSVIVEPGPFPSNLLPSSPEPSDQAVLKTYGGVAAIPGQIKQHSNDGNDPQNPPQPQRVANAIAQLVEATERRPLRTVVMPEGMDFGVERLNEAVAPIQNDLLRALGMASII; the protein is encoded by the coding sequence ATGAGCGGAAAAGTTGTGGTTGTGACGGGTGCAAGCAGTGGTTTTGGAAAGCTCACCGCCTTGGAACTCGCCAAGCGGGGTCACACGGTGGTTGCTACCATGCGCGATGTCGCAGGAAGAAATGGCCGTGTTCGCGACGAGCTTGTCGAAGCGGCAAAGGCCGAAGGGTGTGCGCTCCAGGTCCTCGAGATGGACGTTGCCGACGAACAATCCGTCAACGCCGCGATCGCGGATGTTATCCGGCAGCACGGCGGGGTCGATGCCCTGGTCAACAACGCGGGAATGATGCCCGTCGGCGTCACGGAAGCCTATACCGTCAAGGATATCGAAGCGCAGTTCGCCGTGAACTTCTTCGGCGCCGTTCGCACCGATCGTGCCGTTCTGCCGCACATGCGGGCTGCCGGCAGCGGCGTCCTCATCCATGTCACGTCGCTCATGGGTCGGGTGGTCTTCCCGTTCTTCGGTGTCTATTCCGCCAGCAAGTTCGCGCTCGAAGCCCTCGCGGAAGCCTACCGCTACGAGCTTTCGAGCTTCGGCGTGGATTCGGTCATCGTCGAGCCAGGCCCGTTCCCGAGCAACCTTCTTCCATCCAGCCCCGAACCATCCGACCAGGCCGTGCTGAAAACCTATGGCGGTGTTGCGGCGATCCCGGGTCAGATCAAGCAGCACTCCAACGATGGAAACGATCCGCAAAATCCGCCGCAGCCCCAGCGCGTCGCGAATGCAATCGCGCAGCTGGTCGAGGCCACGGAACGGCGGCCTCTGCGGACGGTCGTGATGCCCGAAGGCATGGATTTCGGCGTCGAGCGCCTGAACGAGGCCGTCGCCCCGATCCAGAACGATCTCCTTCGCGCGCTCGGCATGGCGAGCATCATTTGA